In the genome of Aureimonas sp. OT7, one region contains:
- a CDS encoding sigma-54 dependent transcriptional regulator — translation MSPTINRVLFVDDDEAMRSANAQTLELAGFEPVLAASAMDAIARLEGGFDGIVVSDIRMPGMDGLQLFAAIRAIDPDLPVILITGHGDVDMAVSALKRGVYDFIPKPFARDRLLASIARAVEKRSLVLENRRLRAMAAEVDEDLPLIGQTPQMRSLRRTVRQIAQTDVDVLIEGETGSGKDVVANLIHRWSARAPKPFVALNCGALPETVIESELFGHEAGAFTGAQKRRVGRIEHSAGGTLFLDEIESMPPSLQVKLLRVLETRRIDPLGTNESRPVNIRVVAAAKVDLGNPSERRGFREDLYYRLNVVTLRIPPLRERMEDVPLLFAHFLQSAARRFGRETPALTKAVHERLRAHRWPGNVRELSHYAERTVLGLGDMDFSAASAGATSSDSTGPLPDRVAAFEAEAIRQALRDNAGDARATIEALGIPRKTFYDKLQRHGIARRDFGSASDED, via the coding sequence ATGAGCCCAACCATCAACCGGGTCCTGTTCGTGGACGATGACGAGGCAATGCGCTCGGCCAACGCCCAGACGCTGGAGCTGGCGGGCTTCGAGCCCGTTCTCGCGGCATCCGCGATGGATGCGATCGCGCGCCTGGAAGGCGGTTTCGACGGCATCGTGGTTTCCGACATCCGCATGCCGGGCATGGATGGGCTGCAACTCTTCGCGGCGATCCGCGCGATCGACCCGGACCTGCCCGTCATCCTCATAACCGGGCACGGCGATGTGGACATGGCGGTGTCGGCGCTCAAGCGCGGTGTCTACGACTTCATCCCGAAGCCCTTCGCACGCGACCGGCTCCTGGCCAGCATCGCCCGTGCCGTGGAAAAGCGCAGCCTCGTCCTGGAAAACCGACGCCTGCGCGCGATGGCCGCCGAAGTTGACGAAGACCTGCCCCTGATAGGGCAGACGCCGCAGATGCGCAGCCTTCGCCGCACCGTGCGACAGATCGCGCAGACCGATGTGGACGTTCTGATCGAAGGGGAGACCGGCTCCGGCAAGGACGTGGTCGCCAATCTCATCCATCGATGGAGCGCCCGCGCGCCCAAACCCTTCGTGGCATTGAATTGCGGCGCGCTGCCGGAAACGGTGATCGAAAGCGAGCTGTTCGGCCATGAGGCAGGCGCCTTCACCGGCGCCCAGAAAAGGCGCGTCGGCCGTATCGAGCATTCGGCGGGGGGCACCCTCTTTCTCGACGAGATCGAATCCATGCCGCCATCCCTTCAGGTCAAGTTGCTGCGGGTCCTGGAAACACGCCGGATCGACCCTCTCGGCACGAATGAAAGCCGGCCCGTGAACATCCGGGTCGTCGCGGCGGCCAAGGTCGATCTGGGCAATCCCTCCGAGCGTCGGGGTTTCCGCGAGGACCTTTACTATCGGTTGAATGTCGTGACCCTGCGCATCCCACCGCTGCGGGAGCGCATGGAGGACGTGCCGCTTTTGTTTGCGCATTTCCTGCAATCGGCCGCCCGTCGTTTCGGCCGGGAGACCCCTGCCCTGACGAAAGCCGTTCACGAACGCCTGCGCGCCCATCGCTGGCCCGGCAATGTCCGCGAGCTTTCGCATTACGCCGAGCGCACGGTCCTTGGACTGGGCGATATGGACTTCAGTGCGGCAAGTGCCGGCGCAACATCGTCCGACAGCACCGGGCCCCTTCCGGATCGGGTGGCCGCATTCGAGGCCGAGGCGATCCGGCAGGCCCTGCGCGACAACGCCGGAGACGCGCGCGCAACCATCGAGGCGCTCGGCATCCCGCGCAAGACTTTCTACGATAAGCTGCAGCGTCACGGTATTGCGCGCCGGGACTTCGGCTCCGCGTCGGACGAGGATTGA
- a CDS encoding dicarboxylate/amino acid:cation symporter: MCGLPHNGGGTRAKYRTILIRIASMGGRHPCKSGMRGLRQANGTPLAKGGSKVRARRFGPGEHGVPSHPVHRYGRNIMAVPMAVETGAGPQKRKPIYAQLYVQVLVAIALGIALGHFYPQLGESLKPLGDAFIKLVKMIIAPVIFLTIVTGIAGMSDLKKVGRVAGKAMAYFLTFSTLALIVGLIVANVVKPGAGLNIDPASLDPSAVANYATKAHEQSLVGFLSNIIPTTIVSAFAEGDILQVLFFSVLFGIALGMVGEKGKPVLDFFQAVSVPMFKLVGILMKAAPIGAFGAMAFTIGKYGISSVANLAMLVGTFYLTSILFVVIILGAVCRYNGFSIFALIRYIKEELLLVLGTSSSEAALPTLMDKMERAGAKRSVVGLVVPTGYSFNLDGTNIYMTLAALFIAQATNIDLSLSDQILLLLVAMLSSKGAAGITGAGFITLAATLSVVPAVPVAGMALILGIDRFMSECRALTNLVGNAVATLVVARWEGELDTDRLHAVLGGHERGEAKPQPEAIAVPAE; encoded by the coding sequence ATGTGCGGTTTACCGCACAATGGCGGCGGCACGCGAGCGAAATATCGCACAATTCTGATCCGCATTGCGTCGATGGGGGGCCGTCACCCCTGCAAATCCGGCATGAGAGGCCTGCGCCAAGCGAATGGCACGCCGCTTGCGAAAGGGGGATCCAAGGTCCGCGCGCGTCGCTTCGGGCCGGGAGAACATGGGGTGCCCAGTCACCCTGTCCACCGATACGGGAGGAATATCATGGCCGTACCCATGGCTGTCGAAACCGGCGCAGGCCCGCAGAAGCGCAAGCCGATCTATGCGCAACTCTATGTCCAGGTGCTTGTCGCCATCGCGCTCGGCATCGCGCTCGGGCACTTCTATCCGCAGCTCGGCGAAAGCCTGAAGCCGCTGGGCGATGCCTTCATCAAGCTCGTCAAGATGATCATCGCGCCGGTGATCTTCCTGACCATCGTCACCGGCATCGCCGGCATGAGCGACCTGAAGAAGGTCGGGCGGGTCGCCGGCAAGGCCATGGCGTACTTCCTGACCTTCTCGACGCTGGCGCTCATCGTCGGCCTCATCGTGGCCAATGTGGTGAAGCCCGGCGCCGGGCTGAACATCGATCCGGCCTCGCTGGATCCGAGCGCTGTCGCCAACTACGCCACCAAGGCGCATGAGCAGAGCCTGGTCGGCTTCCTGTCCAACATCATCCCCACCACCATCGTCTCGGCCTTCGCGGAGGGCGACATCCTGCAGGTGTTGTTCTTCTCGGTTCTGTTCGGCATCGCGCTGGGCATGGTCGGCGAAAAGGGCAAGCCGGTGCTGGATTTCTTCCAGGCCGTATCGGTGCCCATGTTCAAGCTGGTCGGCATCCTGATGAAGGCGGCCCCCATCGGCGCGTTCGGCGCCATGGCCTTCACCATCGGCAAGTACGGGATCAGTTCGGTCGCCAATCTGGCCATGCTGGTCGGCACCTTCTACCTGACCTCGATCCTCTTCGTCGTCATCATCCTCGGCGCCGTATGCCGCTACAACGGCTTCTCCATCTTCGCGCTCATCCGCTACATCAAGGAGGAACTGCTGCTGGTGCTCGGCACCTCGTCGTCCGAGGCTGCGCTGCCGACGCTGATGGACAAGATGGAGCGGGCCGGCGCCAAGCGCAGCGTCGTCGGCCTCGTCGTTCCGACCGGCTATTCCTTCAACCTCGACGGAACCAACATCTACATGACGCTGGCGGCCCTGTTCATTGCACAGGCCACTAATATCGACCTGTCATTGAGCGACCAGATCCTGCTGCTGCTGGTGGCCATGCTGTCGTCCAAGGGCGCGGCAGGCATTACCGGCGCCGGCTTCATCACGCTGGCCGCGACGCTGTCGGTCGTGCCGGCCGTGCCGGTTGCCGGCATGGCGCTCATTCTCGGCATCGATCGCTTCATGTCGGAATGCCGGGCCCTGACGAACCTCGTCGGCAACGCCGTCGCGACCCTCGTGGTCGCACGCTGGGAGGGCGAACTGGACACCGACCGCCTGCATGCGGTGCTGGGCGGCCACGAACGTGGCGAGGCGAAGCCCCAGCCGGAGGCTATCGCCGTACCGGCCGAGTAA
- the ytfQ gene encoding galactofuranose ABC transporter, galactofuranose-binding protein YtfQ, with protein sequence MPGKTLAAGAALLAALLAGTVSASALTVGFSQIGSESGWRAAETTVTRQEAEKRGIDLKFADAQQKQENQIKAVRGFIAQGVDAILIAPVVATGWDQVLEEAKEAEIPVVLLDRQIDAPDDLYLTAVTSDQVFEGKVAGEWLVKDVGDAECKIVELQGTTGSSPAINRKKGFEEAIAGHDNIQIVRSQTGDFTRAKGKEVMESFIKAEGGGKDICAVYAHNDDMVVGAIQAIKEAGLKPGTDIKVVSIDAVPDIFRAMADGEANATVELTPNMAGPAFDAISAFLDNGTAPPKWIQTESKLYTAQDDPMAVYEAKKNLGY encoded by the coding sequence ATGCCAGGGAAAACGCTCGCAGCCGGAGCCGCGCTCCTCGCCGCCCTGCTTGCAGGGACTGTTTCAGCATCGGCGCTGACGGTCGGCTTCTCGCAGATCGGGTCGGAGTCCGGATGGCGCGCGGCAGAGACGACGGTTACCCGTCAGGAGGCCGAAAAGCGCGGCATAGACCTGAAGTTTGCGGACGCGCAGCAAAAGCAGGAAAACCAGATCAAGGCCGTGCGCGGCTTCATCGCACAGGGCGTCGACGCCATCCTGATCGCGCCGGTCGTGGCGACCGGGTGGGATCAGGTTCTCGAGGAAGCCAAGGAAGCGGAAATTCCTGTCGTGCTGCTGGATCGCCAGATCGACGCGCCGGACGACCTCTATCTCACGGCCGTCACGTCCGACCAGGTCTTCGAGGGCAAAGTTGCCGGCGAATGGCTGGTGAAGGATGTCGGCGACGCCGAATGCAAGATCGTGGAACTGCAGGGAACGACGGGTTCGTCGCCCGCCATCAACCGCAAGAAGGGGTTTGAGGAAGCGATCGCCGGGCACGACAACATCCAGATCGTCCGCAGCCAGACCGGCGACTTCACCCGGGCCAAGGGCAAGGAAGTGATGGAGAGCTTCATCAAGGCCGAAGGCGGCGGCAAGGATATCTGCGCGGTCTACGCGCACAATGACGACATGGTCGTCGGCGCCATCCAGGCCATCAAGGAAGCCGGCCTGAAGCCCGGAACCGACATCAAGGTCGTGTCGATCGACGCGGTGCCGGACATCTTCCGCGCCATGGCGGACGGCGAGGCCAACGCGACCGTGGAATTGACGCCCAACATGGCCGGACCGGCCTTCGACGCCATCTCGGCCTTCCTGGACAATGGCACGGCCCCGCCGAAGTGGATCCAGACGGAGTCGAAGCTCTACACCGCGCAGGACGACCCGATGGCGGTCTATGAGGCCAAGAAGAACCTCGGCTACTGA
- the aspT gene encoding aspartate-alanine antiporter, with protein MEWVHSILTRSPEIALFLSLAGGYALGKVQFGKFQLGGVAGSLLVAVVISQFGATIDNGVKTLLFALFIYAVGFESGPGFFRSLGRQSIREIVLAAVLAVTGLATVIVFARLFGLDKGLAAGVAAGALTQSAIIGTASSALAQLDLAAEEIQRLQGNVAVGYAVTYIFGSFGAIIVCVNILPWLMGRSIRDDAMKAEAALLAGAQQYGAGESPAVPDLVGRLFRIDGAAGRSIADIEAAAASPISVERVKRNGSIIGVEPDLILQKDDIVLLVGRRGGVLEGSTGLGPEVPASEGMDVVMVSRDISLTSRDFVGRTVGDIMTTTASALKHGIYVTALKRGGAPVAIKPDERVEAGDVVTVYGSASDVARVAKAAGTPILPSDKTDFVYHSLGIVAGLLVGLLVLRIGDVPLTLGAGGGALLSGLVFGWYRGRNMAIGNLPLPASTLLRDLGLAGFVAAVGLQSGLQAVSTVRESGISLFLIGVVVTLLPMLITMLVGRYVLKYDNTAIFAGALSGSRSANPAFGEVLDKAGNSIPTAPFAITYALANVFLTLLGPLVVAFA; from the coding sequence ATGGAATGGGTTCACTCGATCCTCACCCGATCTCCTGAGATTGCCCTGTTCCTGTCGCTTGCGGGCGGGTATGCGCTCGGCAAGGTGCAGTTCGGCAAGTTCCAGCTGGGCGGGGTCGCGGGCTCCCTCCTCGTCGCGGTGGTGATCAGCCAGTTCGGCGCTACCATCGACAATGGCGTCAAGACGCTCCTGTTCGCGCTCTTCATTTACGCGGTTGGCTTCGAAAGCGGACCCGGCTTTTTCCGGTCCCTCGGCCGGCAGTCGATCCGCGAGATCGTGCTGGCCGCCGTTCTGGCCGTCACCGGGCTCGCCACCGTCATCGTCTTCGCGCGGCTTTTCGGCCTCGACAAGGGATTGGCAGCCGGCGTGGCAGCCGGCGCCTTGACGCAATCTGCCATCATCGGCACGGCCAGCTCGGCGCTGGCGCAACTCGATCTGGCGGCGGAGGAAATCCAGCGCCTGCAAGGCAATGTGGCGGTGGGCTACGCCGTCACCTACATCTTCGGCTCGTTCGGGGCCATCATCGTCTGCGTCAACATCCTGCCCTGGCTGATGGGCCGGTCCATCCGCGACGACGCCATGAAGGCCGAGGCCGCGCTTCTGGCCGGCGCGCAGCAATACGGCGCGGGTGAGTCCCCCGCCGTGCCGGACCTCGTCGGGCGTCTGTTCCGCATCGACGGGGCGGCCGGCCGCAGCATCGCGGATATCGAGGCCGCGGCGGCGTCCCCGATCAGCGTCGAGCGCGTCAAGCGCAACGGCTCCATCATCGGCGTCGAGCCCGACCTCATACTCCAGAAGGACGATATCGTTCTTCTGGTCGGGCGGCGCGGGGGCGTTCTCGAAGGGTCGACCGGCCTTGGGCCCGAAGTGCCTGCATCCGAGGGCATGGACGTGGTCATGGTCAGCCGCGATATCTCGCTGACCTCGCGCGATTTCGTGGGCCGCACGGTCGGCGACATCATGACGACGACCGCGTCCGCGCTGAAGCACGGCATCTACGTCACCGCGCTCAAGCGCGGCGGCGCCCCGGTGGCGATAAAGCCCGACGAACGCGTCGAGGCAGGCGATGTCGTGACCGTCTATGGCAGCGCCTCCGACGTCGCCCGCGTGGCGAAGGCGGCCGGCACGCCGATCCTGCCCAGCGACAAGACCGATTTCGTCTATCACAGCCTCGGCATCGTCGCGGGCCTGCTGGTCGGGCTTCTGGTGCTGCGCATAGGCGATGTGCCGCTGACGCTGGGGGCCGGCGGCGGCGCCCTGCTATCCGGTCTCGTCTTCGGCTGGTATCGCGGCCGCAACATGGCCATCGGCAACCTGCCGCTGCCCGCCTCGACCCTGCTGCGCGACCTCGGCCTTGCCGGCTTCGTCGCCGCCGTGGGGCTGCAATCCGGCCTGCAGGCCGTCAGCACCGTGCGCGAAAGCGGCATATCGCTGTTCCTGATCGGCGTCGTCGTGACGCTGCTGCCGATGCTGATCACCATGCTGGTCGGGCGATATGTCCTGAAATACGACAATACAGCCATCTTCGCCGGCGCGCTTTCCGGGTCGCGCAGCGCCAACCCGGCCTTCGGCGAAGTGCTGGACAAGGCCGGAAACTCGATCCCCACCGCACCCTTCGCCATCACCTACGCGCTCGCCAACGTTTTCCTGACCCTGCTCGGGCCACTCGTCGTCGCGTTCGCCTGA
- a CDS encoding sugar ABC transporter ATP-binding protein has protein sequence METPVLEARGIEKSFFGVRALDHVDFTLARGEVHALLGENGAGKSTLIKILTGAYRRDGGAIRVDGVEVDPRNVGEAQKLGIGTVYQEVNLLPNLTVAENLYLGRQPRRFGLVDYRRMNADARSLMKRYGLSIDVKQTLDSYSVAIRQIVAIARAVDLSGKVLVLDEPTASLDPGEVELLFGVIRTLRDEGLGIVIITHFLDQVFAIADRITVLRNGRLAGSRPVRGLPRMDLIALMLGRELEGETLGRAAPRAPVAEDPAFRFENYGRKGGVAPFDLAIGTGEVVGIAGLLGSGRTETARLLFGADRRDSGSAFVDGQEISLGSPERAVAAGFGFCPEERKTEGIVADLTVRENIALALQARRGWARPLRRSEQAALAARFIEALDIRPADPEMPIKFLSGGNQQKALLARWLATEPRLLILDEPTRGIDVGAHAEIIRLIDTLRNDGMALVVISSELEELVAYASRIVVLADRRHVAELTGDEVTPAAIMGAIAAHGHREEDAA, from the coding sequence ATGGAAACGCCCGTTCTCGAGGCGCGCGGCATCGAAAAATCCTTTTTCGGTGTCCGCGCCCTCGACCACGTCGACTTCACGCTGGCGCGCGGTGAGGTGCACGCTCTCCTGGGGGAAAACGGCGCCGGCAAGTCCACCCTCATCAAAATCCTCACCGGCGCCTACCGGCGAGACGGCGGCGCCATCCGGGTGGACGGCGTCGAGGTGGACCCGCGCAATGTCGGCGAGGCGCAGAAGCTTGGCATCGGTACCGTGTACCAGGAAGTCAACCTGCTGCCCAACCTGACCGTGGCCGAGAACCTGTATCTCGGGCGTCAGCCGCGCCGTTTCGGGTTGGTCGACTATCGGCGGATGAATGCCGACGCGCGCAGCCTGATGAAGCGGTACGGCCTTTCCATCGATGTGAAGCAGACGCTCGACAGCTATTCAGTCGCCATCCGCCAGATCGTCGCCATCGCCCGGGCCGTCGACCTTTCAGGCAAGGTGCTGGTGCTGGACGAGCCCACCGCCAGCCTCGACCCGGGCGAGGTGGAGCTGCTGTTTGGCGTCATCCGCACCCTGCGGGACGAGGGGCTTGGGATCGTCATCATCACCCATTTCCTCGATCAGGTCTTTGCCATAGCCGACCGGATCACGGTGCTGCGCAACGGCAGGCTTGCCGGCAGCCGGCCCGTACGCGGGCTGCCGCGCATGGATCTGATCGCCCTGATGCTGGGGCGCGAACTGGAAGGCGAGACGCTGGGCCGCGCCGCGCCGCGCGCCCCTGTTGCCGAAGATCCGGCGTTCCGCTTCGAGAATTACGGGCGCAAGGGCGGCGTTGCGCCGTTCGACCTTGCCATCGGCACCGGGGAGGTGGTGGGCATCGCCGGCCTGCTCGGATCCGGCCGCACCGAGACCGCGCGGCTCCTGTTCGGTGCCGACCGCCGCGATAGCGGGTCCGCCTTCGTCGACGGGCAGGAAATTTCCCTCGGATCGCCCGAGCGGGCCGTTGCCGCCGGATTCGGCTTCTGCCCGGAAGAGCGCAAGACGGAGGGCATCGTCGCCGATCTTACGGTCCGTGAAAACATCGCCCTTGCGCTGCAGGCACGGCGCGGCTGGGCACGGCCCCTGCGGCGCAGCGAACAGGCCGCCCTCGCGGCCCGGTTCATCGAGGCGCTGGATATCCGGCCGGCCGATCCGGAGATGCCCATCAAGTTCCTGTCGGGCGGCAACCAGCAGAAGGCGCTCCTGGCGCGCTGGCTGGCAACCGAACCGCGCCTCCTGATCCTGGACGAACCGACGCGCGGCATCGATGTGGGCGCGCATGCGGAGATCATCCGCCTCATCGATACGCTGCGCAACGACGGCATGGCGCTGGTGGTCATCTCGTCCGAGCTGGAGGAACTCGTGGCCTATGCCTCGCGCATCGTGGTTCTGGCCGACCGTCGCCATGTCGCGGAGCTGACGGGAGACGAGGTAACGCCGGCCGCCATCATGGGGGCGATCGCCGCGCACGGCCACAGGGAGGAAGATGCGGCATGA
- a CDS encoding ATP-binding protein encodes MRWIAKPGTIWLVAALVGTLACIGAAGPLARQHRLSELSEEAARAAPLARAVLASEIGKQRSVPLILSQDTDIARVLATPDADALRRTDERLAQLAGETGASVIYLIDAAGDTVAASNHAQADSFVGNNYAFRDYFQRALRQVAGEQYGLGTVSRRPGLYLSRRVDGADGRALGVVVVKVELNSVEQTWASSGRPTFVDDGRGVVLATSVPGWRFRALRALAPEEAQAIRDSIQFADAGLQPLDMTGMAGTADDGLVTVDAGSGMQAHVEATLPLQENPAEWRIHVLVPAAAALAQSQLYWRGVTALALALAFGTLFFLYRRRRWAAERRADMVRTAAVLERRVNERTAELSAANLRLETEIAERESVEARVLRLRDDLAQANRLASLGQITAGVAHEINQPLSAIRTFAENAGTLLDRGDAARTRANLDTIAGLADRIGEITGTLRNFARRQTGVHQVMDVAEPVDGAVMMLRSRMKQQNVRLERQAPSGPALVDGNKTRLEQVFVNLLRNALDAMEGEGTIRIRTSVSSDSVSVAIEDTGPGLSPDMLDRLFTPFSTTRQNGLGLGLVITADILRDLGGGITTGNASSGGACMTITLPRVAG; translated from the coding sequence ATGAGATGGATCGCGAAACCCGGAACGATCTGGCTGGTGGCGGCACTGGTGGGGACACTTGCCTGTATCGGTGCGGCCGGGCCCCTGGCGCGCCAGCACAGGCTGTCCGAACTGTCCGAAGAAGCGGCGCGTGCCGCTCCGCTGGCGCGCGCCGTGCTGGCCAGCGAGATCGGCAAGCAGCGCAGCGTGCCCCTGATCCTGTCGCAGGACACAGACATCGCCAGAGTTCTGGCCACGCCCGATGCCGACGCCCTCCGGCGGACCGACGAGCGCCTGGCGCAACTGGCCGGAGAAACGGGCGCCAGCGTCATCTACCTGATCGATGCTGCCGGCGACACGGTCGCCGCGAGCAATCACGCGCAGGCCGACAGCTTTGTCGGCAATAACTATGCCTTCCGTGACTACTTCCAGCGCGCCCTGCGCCAGGTGGCGGGCGAACAATATGGCCTCGGGACCGTCAGCCGCCGGCCGGGCCTCTATCTTTCGCGGCGCGTGGATGGCGCGGACGGACGCGCTTTGGGCGTCGTTGTGGTCAAGGTCGAGTTGAACAGCGTCGAGCAGACCTGGGCGTCCAGTGGCCGCCCCACCTTCGTCGACGATGGGCGGGGCGTCGTACTTGCGACCAGCGTTCCGGGCTGGCGGTTCAGGGCGCTTCGTGCCCTGGCGCCGGAGGAGGCTCAGGCCATACGGGACAGCATCCAGTTCGCCGATGCCGGCCTGCAGCCCCTCGACATGACGGGCATGGCCGGAACGGCGGATGACGGCCTCGTCACCGTCGACGCCGGCAGCGGCATGCAGGCCCATGTGGAGGCGACCCTGCCTTTGCAGGAGAACCCTGCGGAGTGGCGCATCCACGTGCTGGTTCCGGCCGCGGCGGCGCTTGCGCAGTCGCAGTTGTATTGGCGCGGCGTGACGGCGCTCGCGCTGGCGCTGGCATTCGGCACGCTGTTCTTCCTGTATCGCAGGCGCCGCTGGGCCGCTGAACGGCGCGCCGACATGGTCCGTACCGCCGCCGTGCTGGAGCGGCGCGTGAACGAGCGTACCGCAGAGCTGTCCGCCGCCAATCTCCGGCTGGAGACGGAGATCGCCGAGCGCGAAAGCGTCGAGGCGCGCGTCCTGCGCCTGCGCGACGACCTTGCGCAGGCCAACCGCCTCGCATCGCTGGGGCAGATCACCGCCGGCGTGGCGCACGAGATCAACCAGCCGCTTTCCGCGATCCGCACCTTTGCCGAAAACGCCGGAACGCTCCTCGACAGGGGCGACGCCGCCCGCACCCGCGCGAACCTCGATACGATCGCCGGTCTTGCCGACCGGATCGGGGAGATCACCGGCACATTGCGCAATTTCGCCCGGCGGCAGACGGGCGTGCACCAAGTGATGGATGTCGCCGAACCGGTCGATGGGGCCGTCATGATGCTCCGCAGCCGGATGAAGCAGCAGAATGTCCGGCTGGAACGGCAGGCACCTTCCGGGCCGGCGCTGGTGGATGGCAACAAGACCCGGCTGGAGCAGGTTTTCGTCAACCTCCTGCGCAACGCGCTGGATGCGATGGAGGGCGAGGGCACGATCCGGATCCGGACGAGCGTCAGCAGCGACAGCGTCAGCGTCGCGATCGAGGATACGGGCCCCGGCCTGTCGCCGGACATGCTGGATCGCCTGTTTACGCCATTCTCGACCACACGGCAGAACGGCCTTGGCCTCGGCCTCGTGATCACCGCCGACATTCTCCGCGACCTCGGCGGCGGCATCACCACCGGCAACGCTTCATCGGGCGGCGCCTGCATGACGATCACGCTTCCAAGGGTTGCAGGATGA
- a CDS encoding bifunctional aspartate transaminase/aspartate 4-decarboxylase — MSTDYSQYAKLSPFELKDELIKLASGKANRMMLNAGRGNPNFLATLPRRAFFQLGLFAAAESELSFSYLPNGVGGLPKIEGIEGRFERFCADNRGSEGVLFLARAMSYVRDQIGLSASDFLHEMIEGILGCNYPVPPRMLRLSEKIVRDYIVKEMIGGNVPTRSIDLFAVEGGTAAMAYIFHTLQQNGLIRRGDKVAIGKPVFTPYIEIPELEEYGLKQVSLDADPNAHWQYPDTELDKLKDPAVKMFFLVNPSNPPSVKMDERSLHRIADIVASERPDLMILTDDVYGTFADDFQSLFAICPANTILVYSFSKYFGATGWRLGVVATAKDNVMDGALAALPETERQALDRRYQSIVPDVSALSFIDRLVADSRAVALNHTAGLSTPQQVQMVLFSLFALMDEADGYKAELKKLIRRRERALYRELGMPPQSDPNEVDYYTLLDLEPIARHLHGDAFAAYVVEKATAGDMLFRIADETGIVLLPGKGFGTHEPAGRVSLANLNEYEYAEIGRALRRMADEFHEAFLQEKGGTPAA; from the coding sequence ATGTCCACCGATTACAGCCAGTACGCCAAGCTCAGTCCGTTCGAACTGAAGGACGAGCTGATCAAGCTGGCCTCCGGCAAGGCCAACCGGATGATGCTGAATGCCGGCCGCGGCAACCCCAACTTCCTGGCTACCTTGCCGCGCCGGGCCTTTTTCCAGCTTGGCCTGTTCGCCGCGGCGGAGTCGGAGCTTTCGTTCTCCTACCTTCCCAACGGCGTGGGAGGGTTGCCGAAGATCGAAGGTATCGAGGGTCGTTTCGAACGCTTCTGCGCCGACAATCGCGGCAGCGAAGGCGTTCTTTTCCTGGCCCGTGCGATGAGCTACGTGCGCGACCAGATCGGCCTTTCGGCATCGGACTTCCTGCACGAGATGATCGAGGGAATCCTCGGCTGCAACTATCCTGTGCCGCCCCGGATGCTGCGGCTGAGCGAGAAGATCGTCCGCGACTATATCGTCAAGGAGATGATCGGCGGCAACGTGCCGACCCGCAGCATCGACCTGTTCGCCGTCGAGGGCGGCACGGCGGCGATGGCCTATATCTTCCATACGCTGCAACAGAACGGGCTGATCCGGCGCGGCGACAAGGTGGCCATCGGCAAGCCCGTCTTTACCCCCTATATCGAGATCCCGGAGCTGGAGGAATACGGGCTCAAGCAGGTCTCGCTGGACGCCGACCCCAACGCCCACTGGCAATATCCGGATACGGAGCTGGACAAGCTGAAGGACCCGGCGGTCAAGATGTTCTTCCTCGTCAATCCGAGCAATCCGCCCTCGGTCAAGATGGACGAGCGCAGCCTGCACCGCATCGCCGATATCGTCGCCAGCGAGCGTCCCGACCTGATGATCCTGACGGACGATGTCTACGGCACGTTCGCGGACGACTTCCAGTCTCTCTTCGCGATCTGCCCCGCAAACACGATCCTGGTCTATTCCTTCTCGAAATACTTCGGCGCGACCGGCTGGCGCCTCGGTGTCGTCGCCACTGCCAAGGACAACGTGATGGATGGCGCGCTGGCGGCCCTTCCGGAGACGGAACGACAGGCGCTCGACCGGCGCTACCAGTCCATCGTGCCCGACGTCTCGGCATTGTCGTTCATCGACCGGCTCGTCGCCGACAGCCGGGCCGTGGCCCTTAACCACACCGCCGGCCTTTCGACGCCGCAGCAGGTGCAGATGGTGCTGTTTTCGCTGTTCGCGCTGATGGACGAGGCGGACGGGTACAAGGCCGAGCTGAAGAAGCTCATCCGCCGGCGCGAGCGCGCCCTTTACCGCGAGCTCGGCATGCCGCCGCAATCCGATCCGAACGAAGTGGACTATTATACCCTGCTCGACCTCGAGCCCATCGCCCGGCATCTGCACGGCGACGCCTTTGCCGCCTATGTGGTGGAAAAGGCCACCGCCGGCGACATGCTGTTCCGCATCGCCGACGAAACCGGCATCGTGCTTCTGCCCGGAAAGGGGTTCGGTACGCACGAGCCGGCCGGCCGCGTTTCCCTCGCCAATCTCAACGAGTACGAATACGCCGAGATCGGGCGTGCGCTGCGTCGGATGGCCGACGAGTTCCACGAGGCCTTCCTGCAGGAAAAAGGCGGCACACCGGCCGCCTGA